ATCACCAACCCGTTCTTCCCCTCCCTCGTCCGGGAGCTGGAGCACGCCCTGCATGCCGAGGGGCGGGCCGTGCTCCTCGCCGACTGCGACGACGACCCGGTGACCGAGGCGGCCCGGATCGGCGCGTTCCTGGGGCGGCAGGTCGACGCCCTGCTGCTGGTACCGGTCGACGAGCGGCGCAGCCGGGAGGCGGTGGCGAGCGCGGCCGCCCGGGTGCCGCTGGTGCTGCTGGACCGCGGATGCGGCCCCGGCGTCGCCGACTCCGTCGCCGTCGACAACGCGGCCGGTATGTCTCTCGTCCTCGATCACCTGGCGGCCACCGGCCGCCGCCGCCCGTGCTTCGTCGGCGCCGCCGGTACCGCGTCGGCGGCGGTCGAGCGGCGCGCGGCTTACGAGGCGGGCGCCGGGGCGCTGGACCCCACGGCTCCCGGCCGCGTCGAACTCGGCGACTTCTCGGTGCAGTGGGGGCGGGCCGCCGTCGACCGTGTCTGGCCGTCCCGGCCGGACGCCCTGATCTGCGCCAACGACCTCATCGCCGCCGGTGCGCTGCAACGCCTGCGGCAGCTCGGCGCGGACGTACCGGGCGAGGTCGCCGTGACCGGCTTTGACGACATCCCGCTCGCGGGCCTCGCCGACCCGGCGCTGACCACCGTCCGCCAGCCGGTCGGCGAACTGGCCGCCGAGGCCGCCCGTCTGCTGAGCCGGCGCCCGGCCGGAGGGGAGCCGGGACCACGGCACACGGTCCGGCTCGCACCGCAGCTGGTCGTACGGGCCTCCAGCGCACCGGCCGGCGTTTCCCCGGCCCACTGACCGCTGCCTCTTGGCCCGCTGACCGCTTCCCTCGTGAGGGAGAGCCGGAGCGCTTCCGCAACTCTTGACCGTACGCGGTCAGCGAGTAAAGTCTAGACCAATCAGTGCACCCTCGCGTCATCCACCCCACACTCAACGAGGTCTCCCGGGGCGGACGTTCGGCGTCGTCGGCGGCGCCGGGTCCGCCGTTCTCGCGTGGCGGCCTCCTTCGCGAAAGGGTTGTCATGCATAGGAAAAGAAGGCTGGCCCTCGCCATCGGTGCGGGCATCGCCCCGCTGCTCGTCGTCACCATGCCGGTCAGTCCGGCAAGCGCACACGGCTATGTGTCCTCGCCGCCCAGCCGGCAGGCGCAGTGTGCCGCGGGCGCCATCGAGTGCGGCCCCATCAAATGGGAGCCGCAGAGCGTCGAGGGCCCCAAGGGGCTGACCAGCTGTAGTGGCGGCAACAGCCGGTTCGCCGAACTCGACAATGACGCCAAGGGCTGGAAGGTCACTCCGGTCGGCAGCTCCCAGTCCTTCAGCTGGCGCCTGACGGCCCGTCACTCCACCAGCACCTGGCAGTACTTCGTCGGCGGGAAGAAGGTCGCCGAATTCGACGACGGCGGTGCCCAGCCACCCGAGACCGTCTCGCACACCGTCAATTTCGGCTCTCTCAAGGGCAAGCAGAAGATCCTCGCGGTCTGGAACATCGCCGATACCGCGAATGCCTTCTACGCCTGCATCGACGTCAACATCGGCGGCTGAGCGTCTCCCCTCGGCGCTCGCCCCCTGGTCCCTCCCGGCACCACCGCCCCGTCTCCCTCCGCCGGTCACAGCCGTGAACAGCCGAGCGGCAGGGCGACGAGGGCGCTGAGGCACCCGTTACGATCGGCCCATTCAAGGCCGTTGTGCGTGGCCGCTGCCGGGAGGAAGAGATGGGCCTGTTCCGCCGAGGACCGAAGCGGGATTCCCGCGAGCTGGCACGTGACGGGGAGTTCGGCTTCTTCTCCGAGCGCGAAGGCGGCGTCTTCAGATCACAGGTCCGGCAGGCCTTCGCGGAACAGGGGCTCGAAGTCACCGCGTACGCGGGGGTGGTCACCGACTCTGCGGGCCGGCAGTTCGGCCTCGGCAACCTCGCCGCGGTGTGCCACCGCGACCGGCGCGGTGAGCGCAGCTGGCCCGCGCTGATCCGGGATCACGTCGGCAAGGTGCTCCGTACGATGGACGGCCCGCAGCCGCTGGAGATCCTCAGCGCGGACGAGATCCGGGCCTGCCTCTACCCCCGTGTGGTCGCCCAGGAGACGCTGCCCGCCTCGGACTCCTTCCGTTACGGCCGCGCGCCGGCGCCGGGGCTGCGGGAGGTGCTCGCCCTCGACCTGCCCGAGGCGGTGCAGATGCTGAGCGAGGACTCGCTCAACGACCTCGGGGACGTCGCCGAGCTGCGCATCCGGGCGATGAACAATCTGCGCGCCCTGCCGGTCGAGGGGCATGAGACCGTCCGGCGCGGCGACGGCTCGGCGTTCGAGGTGCTGCTCGGTGATTCCTTCTTCACCGCGAGCCGGGTGCTGGTACTGGACGAACTGGTGCAGCGGCTCACGGGCACCGGGCTGACTCCGGACGGTGCGCTGGTCGCCCTGCCCTTCCGCCACCAGCTGGCGTTCCACCGTATCCACGATGCCCAGGTCGTCCCGGCGTTGCAGGCCATGGCGCAGTTTGCGGCGGCCGGCCACGAGGACGCGGCGGGCGCCATCAGCCCCCAGGTCTTCTGGTGGCGCCGGGGCGTGATGACCCCGCTGAGCGAGGCGGCCGGCGGCGGGCTGCGGGTGGTGGCGGATGCGGACTTCCAGGCGATGCTGGAGCGGTTGGTGCAGGACGAGGCCTGAGCGGCGCCACGGCGTCCGGCGCGCACACCGCGCACAAGATTTTCTTGCGAAATATTCACCATGAGGGAACCTGCGGCCCCATCCACCCGTTATCACTAGTGAGGCCCCACGCTCTCCCCCGTGCGTGGGGCCTCACTGTGTCTCCGCGCCGGTATCCGTGACTCCGGCCCGCCCGCTCGGTCTCAGCCGTCGAGCCCTGCGCGTTCCTCCTCGGTGAGCAACCGCGAGCGGATCAGGAAGCGGACGCCTTCGGGCGCTTCCAGGGAGAATCCGCTGCCCCGCCCCGGTACGACGTCCACCGTCAGATGGGTGTGCCGCCAGCGCTCGAACTGGTCCGCCGACATCCAGAACCCCACCGGTTCCGGCACGCCCTCCACGGTCAGCCGGGCCAGCAGCACATCCGACGCACCCGTGCGGAGTTCCCCGGCCTGGTAGCACATGGGCGCGCTGCCGTCACAGCAGCCGCCGGACTGGTGGAACATCAGCGGGCCGTGCTGATCGTGCAGCAGGCGCAGCAGTTCCGTCGCCGCCGCGCTGAGCGCGATGCGTGAAGGGCCCTCCGGGGCGGCGCCCCCGGCCGCCTCCTGCCCCTCGCCGCCGCCCATCAGACGCTCCCCGGCTTCTTCGTACAGCAGCTGACCAGCGGGTTGTCGGTCTCTTGTCGGTACACGTGCCGTTCCTCTCTTGACCGGCCACAACGGACGCCGCCCCGGGACGGCGGCGAGCCGGCCCGGAAGGGGCCGGATCGTGGTCACCGAGCCGCCACGGAGGCAGTGCCCCAGTTAACTCCCTGCAACGTTGCGCGGTGGTTGCACGCGAGGGCGGGGACTGTCAGATGCGGCGGCTCCCGTCGGCATCCGGTGATTCCCGGCGGTCGTGGTGCGATCCGGGCGCCGCAATGCCGAAGGAGTGCGGGGGCGCTACCGCGATGTCCAGGTCGGGGCGCCAGGCCGCGAGGATCTGGGCGGAGGGCGTGAACAGCGGGCCCGGCAGGCCGGTGGGGTCGTGCCACTGCCAGTCGCCGACGATATCGGGCTCGGCCGCGTAGGGCGTGCCGGTGCAGGCGGTGACGAGGGCGGCCATCGTGATGCGGTGGACGCCCTGGACGTCGTCGTGGAGCATCGCGAGGACCCGGACGGCATGTGGCTCGGCATGCAGGCCGGTTTCCTCGTGCAGTTCCCGTGCGGCGGCGGCCGGCACG
This Streptomyces decoyicus DNA region includes the following protein-coding sequences:
- a CDS encoding DUF1444 domain-containing protein, which gives rise to MGLFRRGPKRDSRELARDGEFGFFSEREGGVFRSQVRQAFAEQGLEVTAYAGVVTDSAGRQFGLGNLAAVCHRDRRGERSWPALIRDHVGKVLRTMDGPQPLEILSADEIRACLYPRVVAQETLPASDSFRYGRAPAPGLREVLALDLPEAVQMLSEDSLNDLGDVAELRIRAMNNLRALPVEGHETVRRGDGSAFEVLLGDSFFTASRVLVLDELVQRLTGTGLTPDGALVALPFRHQLAFHRIHDAQVVPALQAMAQFAAAGHEDAAGAISPQVFWWRRGVMTPLSEAAGGGLRVVADADFQAMLERLVQDEA
- a CDS encoding nucleotide triphosphate diphosphatase NUDT15, which encodes MTDGTTRGTVTARPRNSRPPEARAAFGVGVIVLAPQGHVLIGRHRAGTWELPGGKIDPGESVPAAAARELHEETGLHAEPHAVRVLAMLHDDVQGVHRITMAALVTACTGTPYAAEPDIVGDWQWHDPTGLPGPLFTPSAQILAAWRPDLDIAVAPPHSFGIAAPGSHHDRRESPDADGSRRI
- a CDS encoding LacI family DNA-binding transcriptional regulator; the protein is MAEVTLKDVALASGCSIATVSRVLAGTRPVGAEAARTVREAAERLGYRPNHVARALRSRSTGTVGLVLPQITNPFFPSLVRELEHALHAEGRAVLLADCDDDPVTEAARIGAFLGRQVDALLLVPVDERRSREAVASAAARVPLVLLDRGCGPGVADSVAVDNAAGMSLVLDHLAATGRRRPCFVGAAGTASAAVERRAAYEAGAGALDPTAPGRVELGDFSVQWGRAAVDRVWPSRPDALICANDLIAAGALQRLRQLGADVPGEVAVTGFDDIPLAGLADPALTTVRQPVGELAAEAARLLSRRPAGGEPGPRHTVRLAPQLVVRASSAPAGVSPAH
- a CDS encoding lytic polysaccharide monooxygenase auxiliary activity family 9 protein, whose product is MHRKRRLALAIGAGIAPLLVVTMPVSPASAHGYVSSPPSRQAQCAAGAIECGPIKWEPQSVEGPKGLTSCSGGNSRFAELDNDAKGWKVTPVGSSQSFSWRLTARHSTSTWQYFVGGKKVAEFDDGGAQPPETVSHTVNFGSLKGKQKILAVWNIADTANAFYACIDVNIGG
- a CDS encoding DUF779 domain-containing protein, with the translated sequence MGGGEGQEAAGGAAPEGPSRIALSAAATELLRLLHDQHGPLMFHQSGGCCDGSAPMCYQAGELRTGASDVLLARLTVEGVPEPVGFWMSADQFERWRHTHLTVDVVPGRGSGFSLEAPEGVRFLIRSRLLTEEERAGLDG